CCGGCCTCGGAGCGCTGGGCGCGCACTGGCGTACGCCGATGGCGGCGGCGCTTCCCGAGGCGGCGGGGAACGGGCTGGTGCTGGATCTGCGGTCCTCGGCGTACGCGGCGGCGTGGAAGCCGAGGGGTGAGGTGGCCGGGCGGACGGCGAGTGTGCGGGTGCTGCACGCGCCGACACGGAAGGTGGTCAGTCACTTCAACAAGGCGACCAAGGGGCGGATCGTACGGAGTCTGCTGTCGGCGGGCATCGCGCCGACGGGGCCCGCCCAGCTGGTGGAGGCGCTGCGGGACCTCGGGTACGTGGTGGAGGCGGCGCCGCCGAAGGGGGCCGGGAAGGCCTGGACCCTGGACGTTCTCGTGGACGAGATCCACTGACGGTTGCAGCATCTGCAACGCTCGTTGCAGCTGTCGCTTCCCCTGGGCACGATGAGGCCATGACCTCGCCGCTGCCCTCCTCGCCGTACGCCTCCGTGCTCGACCTCGCGCCCGTCGTGCCCGTCGTCGTCATCGAGGACGCCTCCGATGCCGTGCCGCTGGCGCGGGCGCTGGTCGCCGGAGGGCTGCCGGCGATCGAGGTGACCTTGCGGACGCCGGTCGCGCTGGAGGCGATCCGGGCCATCGCCGACGAGGTGCCCGGCGCGGTGGTCGGCGCGGGGACGGTCGTGACGCCGGAGCAGGTGACGCGGTGTGTGGAGGCCGGGGCGCGGTTCCTGGTCAGTCCGGGCTGGACGGACGTGCTGCTGACCGCGATGCGGGCGTCGGGGGTGCCGTTCCTGCCGGGGGTGTCCACGGTGTCGGAGGTCGTGGCACTGCTGGAGCGCGGGGTGCGGGAGATGAAGTTCTTCCCGGCACAGGCGGCGGGCGGGACGGCGTATCTGAAGTCGCTGGCCGGGCCGCTGCCTCAGGCTCGGTTCTGCCCCACGGGGGGTATCGGTCCGGCGAACGCGCCGGAGTATCTGGCCCTGCCCAACGTCGGGTGCGTGGGCGGGACATGGATGCTGCCCGCGGACGCGGTCGCCGCGCGGGACTGGGACCGGATCGAAGGGCTGGCCCGCGCGGCGTCGGGGCTCAGGGACGCAGGTGGGACGTGTCGTTGAAGAGCCGTACGCTCGCGTTGCCGTCGGCGTAGTACGCCACGGCGGACAGCGACGCGGCCGACAGTTCCATCCGGAACAGGGACTCCGGCGGGGCGCCGAGCGCGAGTCGTACGAACGTCTTGATCGGCGTGACATGCGTGACGAGCAGGACCGTGCGTCCCGCGTACGCCGCGACCAGCTTGTCCCTCGTCGCCGCGATACGGGTGGCGGTGGCCGCGAAGCTCTCGCCGCCGCCGGTGGGTTCGGCGTCCGGGTCGGAGAGCCAGGTGTTGAGGTCGTCGGGGTAGCGCTCCCGCACCTCGGCGAAGGTGAGCCCCTCCCACGCCCCGAAGTCGGTCTCCCGCAGCCCGTCCTCGACGGTCACGTCGAGTCCGAGCCGTTCGGCGACGGCGGCGGCGGTCTCCCGGGTACGGGTGAGGGGCGAGGCGAGGATCTCCTGGACCGTGCCCCTCCGGGCGAGCGCGGCGGCGACCCGCTCGGCCTGCTCACGCCCGACGTCGGACAGGGACGGATCGGTCCCTCCACTCCCCGAGAAACGCTTCTGGGGCGTCAACGGCGTCTCCCCGTGCCGCAGCAGCACAAAGGTCGCGGGCGCCCCCATGTCGGCCGGCGCCCACCCGGGGCTGGCGACCACCTTCGCGGCACGCACATCGGCATCGGCCGCAGCGGCTCCGCCGCCCGGGACCTCCACCGCTCCGCGGCGCGAGGAAGCAGCGGAGGACGACACAGCCGAGGCGGACCGGGAACCCCCGGCAGCAGCAGAACCCAACGCCGCACGCACCTTCGCCGCCCCGGCGACCGCATCCCCCGGCGCCCCGGCCACCACACCCGCCCCGGCCTCAGCGGCTCCGCCGCCCAAAGACTCCACCGCTCCGCGGCGGGCCGCGGAAGCGGCCGCGTCCAGTTCCGCCGTCGAATCCGCCGCCGACCACTGCTCCCCCCGCTTCCCCGCGTCCATCGCCTCGTTCGCGAGCCGGTCCGCGTGCTTGTTGCTCTCCCGCGGGATCCACTCGTACGTCACCTGGTCCGCCGGATACACCCGCCCCGCCTCCATCGCGAGCGGCTTCATGTCCGGGTGCTTGATCTTCCAGCGGCCCGACATCTGCTCCACGACGAGCTTGGAGTCCATGCGGACGTGGACCGAGGCGGCGGGGTCCAGTTCGTGCGCGGCGCGCAGGCCGGCCAGCAGGCCCCGGTACTCGGCGACGTTGTTGGTGGCGACGCCGATGTACTCGGCCCGCTCCATCAGCGTCTCGCCGGTCGCCGCGTCGATGACCACGGAGCCGTAGCCCGCGGGGCCGGGGTTGCCCCGGGACCCGCCGTCGGCCTCGACGATGAACTCCCGCACGCGCGACGCTCCTTACAGGCCGGACTCGGACGTACGCACCAGGATGCGGCGGCAGTTCTCGCAGCGGACGACCGTGTCCGGCGCGGCCGCGCGGATCTCGTTGATGTCGGTGATCGCCAGCTCCTGGCGGCAGCCCTGGCAGGTCCGCTGGTACAGCTTCGCCGCACCGATGCCGCCCTGCTGCTCGCGCAGCTTGTCGTAGAGCTTGAGCAGGTCCGCGGGGATCGTGCCCGCGATGACCTCGCGCTCCTTGGTGACGGTGGCGACCTCGTTGTCGATGCCCTCGAACGCGGCCTCGCGGCGGGCCGTCGCGTCGTCGACCTTGCCCTGCACCGCGCCGACCCGCTCGGTCAGCTCGGCGACCCGCTCCTGCGCGGACTCCCGGCGCTCCATGACCTCCAGGACGATGTCCTCCAGGTCGCCCTGGCGCTTGGCGAGGGAAACGATCTCGCGCTGGAGGTTCTCCAGGTCCTTCGGGGAGGTGACGGCCCCGGAGTCCAGACGCTGCTGGTCGCGGGTGGCGCGCTGGCGCACCTGGTCCACGTCCTGCTCGGCCTTGATCTGCTCGCGGGCGGTGTCGCTCTCCTCGGTCTGCGCGGCGACCAGCAGGTCACGCAGCTGGGTGTGGTCCTTGGTCAGCGACTCGATCTCGGCGTGCTCGGGCAGCGACTTGCGCTTGTGCGCGAGCTGCTGGAGGCGGACGTCGAGGGCCTGGACCTCGAGGAGGCGGATCTGGTCGGCGGGCGCGGCGTTCAGTTGGGGGCTCCCAGTGAGTCGGTGGTGTCGGTGGCGGACGCCGCGTGGGCGGTCCAGGGGTCGGTGACCGTCTTGGAGACGTGGACCCGCAGGCCCCATCCGTGGCGGTCGGAGATCTCGTCGAGCTGGGTCGCGGCCAGCTCGCACCAGGGCCATTCGGTGGCCCAGTGCGCGGCGTCGAGCAGCGCGAGAGGGGTTTGGGCTCGGGCCTCGGATGCCGGGTGGTGGCGGAGGTCCGCGGTGAGGAAGGCGTCGACGCC
Above is a window of Streptomyces sp. NBC_00490 DNA encoding:
- a CDS encoding bifunctional 4-hydroxy-2-oxoglutarate aldolase/2-dehydro-3-deoxy-phosphogluconate aldolase, with translation MTSPLPSSPYASVLDLAPVVPVVVIEDASDAVPLARALVAGGLPAIEVTLRTPVALEAIRAIADEVPGAVVGAGTVVTPEQVTRCVEAGARFLVSPGWTDVLLTAMRASGVPFLPGVSTVSEVVALLERGVREMKFFPAQAAGGTAYLKSLAGPLPQARFCPTGGIGPANAPEYLALPNVGCVGGTWMLPADAVAARDWDRIEGLARAASGLRDAGGTCR
- a CDS encoding zinc ribbon domain-containing protein; protein product: MNAAPADQIRLLEVQALDVRLQQLAHKRKSLPEHAEIESLTKDHTQLRDLLVAAQTEESDTAREQIKAEQDVDQVRQRATRDQQRLDSGAVTSPKDLENLQREIVSLAKRQGDLEDIVLEVMERRESAQERVAELTERVGAVQGKVDDATARREAAFEGIDNEVATVTKEREVIAGTIPADLLKLYDKLREQQGGIGAAKLYQRTCQGCRQELAITDINEIRAAAPDTVVRCENCRRILVRTSESGL
- a CDS encoding bifunctional RNase H/acid phosphatase: MREFIVEADGGSRGNPGPAGYGSVVIDAATGETLMERAEYIGVATNNVAEYRGLLAGLRAAHELDPAASVHVRMDSKLVVEQMSGRWKIKHPDMKPLAMEAGRVYPADQVTYEWIPRESNKHADRLANEAMDAGKRGEQWSAADSTAELDAAASAARRGAVESLGGGAAEAGAGVVAGAPGDAVAGAAKVRAALGSAAAGGSRSASAVSSSAASSRRGAVEVPGGGAAAADADVRAAKVVASPGWAPADMGAPATFVLLRHGETPLTPQKRFSGSGGTDPSLSDVGREQAERVAAALARRGTVQEILASPLTRTRETAAAVAERLGLDVTVEDGLRETDFGAWEGLTFAEVRERYPDDLNTWLSDPDAEPTGGGESFAATATRIAATRDKLVAAYAGRTVLLVTHVTPIKTFVRLALGAPPESLFRMELSAASLSAVAYYADGNASVRLFNDTSHLRP